A region from the Triticum aestivum cultivar Chinese Spring chromosome 3D, IWGSC CS RefSeq v2.1, whole genome shotgun sequence genome encodes:
- the LOC123078014 gene encoding isocitrate dehydrogenase [NADP], translating into MAFDKIQVANPIVEMDGDEMTRIIWEWIKDKLIFPFLDLDIKYFDLGLPNRDATGDKVTIESAEATLKYNVAIKCATVTPDEGRVKEFNLKAMWRSPNGTIRNILNGTVFREPIICKNVPRLVPGWTKPICIGRHAFGDQYRATDTIIRGPGKLKLIFDGIEEQIELDVFNFSGAGGVALSMYNTDESIRAFAEASMNVAYQKRWPLYLSTKNTILKKYDGRFKDIFQENYETNWRGRFEDAGIWYEHRLIDDMVAYALKSEGGYVWACKNYDGDVQSDLVAQGFGSLGLMTSVLVCPDGRTVEAEAAHGTVTRHYRVHQKGGETSTNSIASIFAWSTGLAHRAKLDDNKRLLDFTQKLEAACVGTVESGKMTKDLALLIHGPTVSRDKYLNTMEFIDAVAEELRTRLSAKSKL; encoded by the exons ATGGCGTTCGACAAGATCCAGGTCGCCAACCCCATCGTCGAGATGGATG GTGATGAGATGACACGAATTATATGGGAATGGATCAAAGATAAG CTTATATTTCCTTTCCTGGACTTGGATATAAAATACTTTGACTTAGGTCTACCTAACCGTGATGCTACTGGGGATAAAGTAACGATAGAAAGTGCAGAAGCTACCCTAAA GTATAACGTGGCCATCAAATGCGCAACTGTCACCCCAG ATGAAGGACGCGTAAAAGAGTTTAATTTAAAAGCTATGTGGAGGAGTCCAAATGGGACAATAAGGAACATCTTAAATG GAACTGTTTTCCGAGAACCAATCATCTGCAAGAATGTTCCTCGGCTTGTGCCTG GATGGACAAAACCCATATGCATTGGCAGACATGCTTTTGGTGATCAATATCGAGCAACAGATACAATCATTAGAGGGccagggaagctcaagttgatattTG ATGGCATAGAGGAACAAATAGAGTTGGATGTGTTCAACTTTAGTGGTGCTGGTGGAGTAGCATTGTCTATGTATAACACTGATGAG tcaattcgggcatttgctgaAGCTTCGATGAATGTGGCTTACCAGAAAAGATGGCCACTTTATCTTAGTACCAAGAACACAATCCTGAAAAAATATGACGGAAG GTTTAAAGACATATTCCaagaaaattatgaaacaaattggAGAGGCAGGTTTGAGGATGCAGGAATATG GTATGAACATAGACTGATCGATGATATGGTGGCCTATGCCCTAAAGAGTGAAGGTGGCTATGTTTGGGCTTGCAAGAATTATGATGGAGATGTGCAGAGCGATCTAGTTGCTCAAG GTTTTGGATCGTTAGGTCTCATGACATCGGTTCTG GTGTGCCCTGACGGTAGAACAGTTGAAGCTGAAGCTGCACACGGTACAGTCACACGACATTACAGAGTCCACCAAAAGGGAGGCGAAACTAGCACAAACAGCATTGCGTCAATCTTTGCGTGGTCTACTGGATTAGCACATAG GGCAAAGCTCGATGACAACAAAAGACTGTTGGATTTCACACAAAAACTTGAAGCTGCTTGTGTGGGAACAGTGGaatctggaaagatgacaaaggatCTGGCTCTTCTCATACACGGACCAAC TGTTAGCCGTGATAAGTATCTGAACACCATGGAGTTCATTGATGCGGTTGCTGAGGAGTTGAGGACAAGATTGTCCGCAAAATCGAAGTTATGA
- the LOC123078015 gene encoding uncharacterized protein, which yields MMNFVHAQIKKAADETETILETTPAGKSDGEGALRAFIKVHISFKLALNICCYLPCLIQLYMLQRQGQKLRRLSNLFGCRDPEYVSPERSRSATPSDPASGQGHGEPFEDEDVGVVTQEVADDMTVGRYQARSAYELKPRTGINKYTPEDFTQRGQRGKRTVGTSRMAALDDYLDDVDEPEPERVPLPRKVKKISVKRGEEPASVESTSHRHFFYNVELRVEFVMSLNLEWSYLLVMWNLLCR from the exons atgatgaactttgtg catgcccagatcaagaaagcagctgatgagaccgagactattctggaaacaaccccggctggcaaaagcgatggggaaggtgcacttcgagcattcattaaggttcacatctccttcaaactagcacttaacatttGTTGCTACCTTCCATGTCTCATTCAattgtacatgttgcagcgccagggccaaaagttaaggcggctatcaaaccttttcggttgtcgtgaccctgagtatgtatcaccagaacggtctaggtcagcgacaccatcagatcccgcttcggggcagggccatggtgaacctttcgaggatgaggacgtgggtgtggtcacccaagag gttgctgatgatatgaccGTGGGGAGGTACCAGGCTCGGTCTGCATACGAGTTGAAGCCTAGGACGGGAATCAACaagtacacacctgaagacttcacccaaagaggccaaagaggcaaaaggacggtcggcacctcgcggatggcggctttggatgactatttggatgacgTGGACGAACCGGAGCCGGAGCgggttcctcttcctaggaaggtgaagaagataaGCGTCAAGAGGGGGGAGGAGCCAGCGAGCGTGGAAAGCACTAGTCATCGTCATTTTTTTTATAATGTTGAACTTAGAGTGGaatttgttatgtcgttgaacttggagtggtcgtACCTTTTAGTAATGTGGaatttgttatgtcgttga
- the LOC123076221 gene encoding pathogen-related protein-like, whose amino-acid sequence MKPLTRKEWTAIGGYNAFLATKLPPEHRIYDPDKETVDSGMSTFLTAFPRGFAIEVLDVYSGPPRVTFKFRHWGYMEGPFKGHPPHGQRIEFFGVCIFHVDEEMKVEKAEYFYERGNFLASFLSAPAAASASGCPVMRGN is encoded by the exons ATGAAGCCTCTGACGCGGAAGGAGTGGACGGCCATCGGCGGCTACAACGCGTTCCTGGCGACCAAGCTGCCGCCGGAGCACCGCATCTACGACCCGGACAAGGAGACGGTCGACTCCGGCATGTCGACGTTCCTCACGGCGTTCCCCAGGGGCTTCGCCATCGAGGTGCTCGACGTGTACAGCGGCCCGCCAAGGGTCACCTTCAAGTTCCGGCACTGGGGTTACATGGAGGGGCCGTTCAAGGGGCACCCCCCACACGGCCAGCGCATCGAGTTCTTTGGCGTCTGCATTTTCCAC GTTGACGAGGAGATGAAGGTGGAGAAGGCGGAGTACTTCTACGAGCGCGGCAACTTCCTCGCAAGCTTCCTGAGCGCGCCTGCTGCTGCATCGGCTTCGGGTTGCCCTGTGATGAGAGGAAACTGA